The Hyalangium gracile genomic sequence AGGGCCGTCGACACCCCGACCAGATCGAGCCCGCCGACGAACGCCAGACCGCAGGAACCCGAGCACAACGGCAGCAGTGAAGCGAGCTCGATGGCCAGCTCACGCACCCGTGCAGGGCCATGCTCCTCTAGAAACTCCGTGGAGAGCCAGAAGGTCGCCTCGCACATCGCATCCGGCTTGTTCATCCTGGCGATGGCCTCAGGATCCTTGCCTCGGTACAGAAAAGCAGAGCGGCCCGAGACATCGGGCGCCTCCAAGGTGATGCGCGGCCCCTCATCCTCGAGAAGCTGGCGTCGGACGAGCTCCCACCCTTGCTCATTGAGCTCCCTCCAATCCCCTTCTTCGTCCGCATAAAGCCCCAGTGCCTTGGGACCGATGCTTCGCAGATAAGCATCCAGCGCGCGCATGACGTCCTGCACGATCGCCTGGTGAGGCGGGCGCATGTAGAACGTCATGCTCAGTGCCTCACGTGCCACGACGGTACCGTTCCGGGCCTCGATGCGAATCCGCGGGTAGTGCTCGCTCATCGACTCACTCCGAGATGCGGCTGGACGAGTCCAGCGTGGCCACGAGTCTCCACGAGCCTGAATGGAGCAACATCGGCCTGCTCTCCGGCCAGCGGGCGTAGCGCATGGAGTCCTCCGAGGGTAGGCACCTCGTCTACCATGCAGGACAAATCCAGGAAATAATGGACTCCCCGCCAAACCGGGTGCTTTGCTCGGCGCATCGGGAGGAGTGCCATGGGCCAGTCTGCGAGGAGCCTCTTGCTTCGGACCTTGCTGGTCACCCTGGTCGCCTGTGAAGGGGCACCGCTCAACAATCACCCGAGTCCCGTCACCGTCGTCTCCATCGAACCTTCGGAGATGACCACCGATGCCCCCACGGCGCTGATCCTCCAGCTCAGCGGACTGCCCGCCCACCTCGACTACGGGCGAGGCCACGCCACGCTGCCCCCGATCACGGTCACCTTCGGCGCCGTCCTGTCTGTGCCCGGAGAGCCCCTCCCTCACGATCGTGTCCGCGCACAGGTGCCTCAGGGGCTACCTCCCGGCAGCTATGACGTGGGCATCCAGCTCGCCGACGGCCACACCGCCTCCCTCCCGATGGCCCTCATCGTCCGAGAAGCCCCAGATGGTGGCACTCCCGACGGCGGCACACCCGACGGTGGAGGCCCGCCCCCGGGCATCACGGGCTTCTCCTTCCAGACCCTCAGCGAGCAGGTCCAGGGCGTTCCCTTCGTCATCGCCATCCGCGCGATGGGCCCCGACGCCGTTCGGTTCCAGGGCACGGTGGAGCTCTCCAGCGCCTGGCAGGTGACCCCTTCCGTCACCGAGCCCTTCCACGATGGCGTGCTGGTCATGGACGTCTCCATCCAGACGCCCGGAGACACCGTCACCCTCACGGCCAGGGACTCGGAGGGCCGCACCGGCACGTCCAACCCCTTCCGCGTGCGCCCCGCGCCCTGATCCGCCCCTCGACGCGCGCCTACGCCGCCACGCGCCCGAGCGAGTTCGTCACCACCGTCTGCGTCCCGGTGAGCGACAGGGGGTTGCGGCGCACCGTGGCCTTCTCCAGCTCCGCGCCGCTCTGCGCCCACCATTGCGCGGCGTCCTCCTCCGTCCATTTCCCCGCGTCCGCGCATAGCTCCAGCGCGATCCGCAGCTCCCGAGCGTTGTTGAAGCGGGACTCGGGGCGCTTCTCCAGGCACCGCAGGATGGTGCCGCACAGATCATCCGGCAGCTCGCGCCCCACCCGCAGGGACGGCGGCATCGGCGGCGTGTTCACGTGGTGCGAGCAGATCTCCGACGCGCTCTGCCCCGTGAAGACGTGCCCACCGGTGAGCAGCGCATAGCCCACCGCTCCCAGCGAATAGAGATCCGCGCGACCGTCCACCTTCGTCGGGTCCACGATCGCCTCTGGCGCCAGGTAGTGCGGCGTGCCAGCCACCACGTTGGTCCGACCCGAGCCCGTGTCCTCGGAGACGCCGAGCTGCTTCACCAGCCCGAAGTCCAGCACCTTCACCATGTCCGGCACGCCCCGGCGCCGACAGAGGAAGAGGTTGGCCGGCTTGATGTCGCGATGCAGCAGCCCCATGCCGTGCGCCTCCTCCAGCGCGCCACACACCTGCCGGAGGATGTGGATGACCCGGGCGGGCGGCTGCGGCCCCGCCGCGGTCAGCAGGCGCTCCAGGTCCATGCCCTCCAGGTACTCCATCACGTAATAGAAGAGGCCCTCCGCGGTGCGGCCATAGTCATAGATGGCGATGGTGTTGGGGTGCGTGAGCTGGCTGGTGAGCTGCACCTCCCGCTCGAAGCGCTCCAGGCCATGGCCATCCACGTCGGTGCGCAGCAGCTTGATGGCCGTGCGGCGGCGCATCATCGCGTGGCTGGCCAGGTACACATCCCCCATGGCCCCCGCGCCCAGCATCTCCAGCAGCGTGTACTGGCCCAGCTTGCGCGCATCCCGGACCTGCTGCCGCAGGCCATACACCACCCGCGTCACGAGCGAGGCCATGATGACGGCGATGGCGCTCCAGAGCAGCGCATCGAGCGCCGGCAGGAGGAACCCCTCCAGAGTCCCCCGCCGCAGCAGGGCCAGGAAGACGGCGTCCGGCAGCGCGCCCGCCAGCGAGACCCAGAACGTCCTGCGGACGGACGTCGGGACGATCACCGCGCGGCAGATGAGCGCCGCGGTGGTGCCCAGCAGCAGCGAGTGGGAGTCGTTGTCGAAGTAGGCATCCACCTTCAACAGGAAGATCGCCCCCAGCAACCCCACGCTCTCCAGCCACCGCAGCAGCCGCGTGGAGCGCTGGGCCGTGCGGCACACCTGCCAGAGGGCGAACGCGATCACCACGCTGACCAGGTGGAAGGCATACCCGGGCGCGACGATCAGGTTGAGCCACGGCGTGTCGAGGAACACGAGCGCCGCGAGGCTCGTGATGACGTAGAAGCCTATGGCCAGGAGGAAGAGCGTCTTGAACAGGAACACCAGACGCTGCTGCAGGAACGCCCTCTCCTCCTCCGAGGGGAGCGATGCCGCGGCAATCGCGGCCGGCTGGGACAGATCCGGTGGCCCGAGGCGAACCATGCAGAGCGAATGTTCTATCACCAATGGTGAGAACCAGACTGCCTTGTAGTGCCGGACGCTCTCACAATCCTGGCTTTCCGGCGGAGCTGGCACCCACTTGACGGTTCGCGTCACGGCGCTCTCCCGCCCTGTCAGGTCGAGCTCATGTCAATGACCCTGCAGGGCTGACGCCGCCCCCTCACCGCCGGCCCGAGCGCCCCGCGGCCTCGATGAGGAGATCGGCGTAGCGGTTGCGCGCATCCTCTGGCCGGGTGCCGTCGCGG encodes the following:
- a CDS encoding type VI immunity family protein, with amino-acid sequence MSEHYPRIRIEARNGTVVAREALSMTFYMRPPHQAIVQDVMRALDAYLRSIGPKALGLYADEEGDWRELNEQGWELVRRQLLEDEGPRITLEAPDVSGRSAFLYRGKDPEAIARMNKPDAMCEATFWLSTEFLEEHGPARVRELAIELASLLPLCSGSCGLAFVGGLDLVGVSTALAHHWMRYPGIDIPGESGYSWEVGTRIRGPHWVNFLGQPVLRELGGVEGLRTRLRHPGTSVQEVAEDKVAITLGEWPEAGDVERGDVLPAYRELARVLEPWLHRTDVPVLRRPMEETRRWERRFLD
- a CDS encoding serine/threonine-protein kinase; translated protein: MVRLGPPDLSQPAAIAAASLPSEEERAFLQQRLVFLFKTLFLLAIGFYVITSLAALVFLDTPWLNLIVAPGYAFHLVSVVIAFALWQVCRTAQRSTRLLRWLESVGLLGAIFLLKVDAYFDNDSHSLLLGTTAALICRAVIVPTSVRRTFWVSLAGALPDAVFLALLRRGTLEGFLLPALDALLWSAIAVIMASLVTRVVYGLRQQVRDARKLGQYTLLEMLGAGAMGDVYLASHAMMRRRTAIKLLRTDVDGHGLERFEREVQLTSQLTHPNTIAIYDYGRTAEGLFYYVMEYLEGMDLERLLTAAGPQPPARVIHILRQVCGALEEAHGMGLLHRDIKPANLFLCRRRGVPDMVKVLDFGLVKQLGVSEDTGSGRTNVVAGTPHYLAPEAIVDPTKVDGRADLYSLGAVGYALLTGGHVFTGQSASEICSHHVNTPPMPPSLRVGRELPDDLCGTILRCLEKRPESRFNNARELRIALELCADAGKWTEEDAAQWWAQSGAELEKATVRRNPLSLTGTQTVVTNSLGRVAA